DNA from Thermomicrobiales bacterium:
GGCGAACGCGCGATCGAGCTGCCCAACAAGGGTCATGGCCGCATTAGCTGGGCCCCCGGCGGTGAGGGGATCATCGTTCCCGCGCTCGACCTGACCAAGCCGTCGATGATCGTTCCGGTCGGCGAACGGCTAGGACCGGTTCGGCTATTGGCGCTTCATTTCGAGGATGGTTGGCCTGCCACCGATTTTCAATGGGCGCCCTATACCGTTCCTGACCCTGCCCTGTACGATCCGCTTCCCGCTACGCCAGTTCCCTAACGCAACGGCTGGAAAAGCTCGATTGGGTTGCCGGATGGGTCCTCCACCAGCACCTGCCTCCCGCCCGGACCGGAGACGATGTCGCTGCGCAAGCGGGCTCCAGTCGCACGCAACGCTTCGACCGTCGTAGCGATGTCGTCCACCTCGATGACGATCCGGTTCCACCCGCCGGGCGCCGGTCGAGCGCCTTCCGGCATTGGACGCGCGGCCGAGCTTTGCGGACCAGCCAGCCAGAGCACAGCATCGCCCCGGCGCACGATGGCCATTGCCGATCCGAACTGCTCTTCCAGCTCGAACTCGAGCATGGTGGTGTAGAACGTCACGGCGGCATCGACATCCGAGACGATATAGCGGAATGACATCATGCTGAAGACCTCGCTCGTTTCGCCGTGCCTGATCGATCGGTGGCACATTGTAGTCAACCCCGAGACGCTGAGGTGGCGATCGGTTGGACAGGTCGACATGCTAGATTCCAACCAACGAGGAAGGGATAGGGAATGTCCATTCGACAACCGGCGGAGTGGAACGCCTCCGTCTATCACCAGGTTTCCAACCCGCATGTCGGCTGGGGACGCACGGTGCTCAGCGATCTCACGCTACGGGGCGATGAGACGGCGATCGACGCGGGATGCGGGTCGGGACGCTTGACGGCCGAGCTGCTCGAGCTCCTCCCCGACGGGCATGTGATCGCCATCGACCGTTCGGCGAACATGGTGGCCGAAGCGCGCGCGAACCTGGCGCGGTTCGGGAACCGGGTCACGATCGTGCAGGCGGACGTTGGAAGGTTGTCGCTCGCAGATGTGGGCGATGCACCGGTCGATCTCATCTTCTCGACAGCAACGTTTCACTGGATCCGTGATCACGACGCGCTCTTCCGCGGTTTGCTCAGCGTGCTGAAGCCTGGTGGACTGCTTTCCGCGCAATGCGGAGGCGGCCCGAATCTGGCATCGTTGCTCCAGCGCGTCGAGCGCCAGATGCGCTCGTCCGAGTTCGGCCAATATTTCGACGGCTGGAATGGTCCCTGGGAGTTCGCGGACGATGTCACGACCGCGAGCCGCCTGCGAGACTCCGGTTTCACGAACATCACTACCTGGCTCTACGAGTCCCCTACCCCGATGGACGATGCCAGCGCGTACGGAACCTTTCTCACCAATGTCATCCTGGGCGAACATCTGACTCGCATACCCGAAGATCTGCGTGAACGGTTCGTTGCGCAGCTTGTCGAGGGCGCGGCGGCGGAAGATCCGCCCTACGTCTTCGACTACTGGCGGCTCAACATGCGCGCCAATCGTCCGCTCGATTCCTAGGCACGGAGAGACCCACTATGCCCACCCTCGAGGTCGATACCATCGTCATTGGCGGAGGATTGCTGGGCTGGAGCGCGGCCTATCCCCTGGTCAAAGCCGGACAGCGGGTTGCCCTGATCGACCGAATGGACGAGGGTCACGCCACCCAGGCGGGCGCTGGGATCATCGCGCCGGGAATGAACGTGCGCGATTCAGAAACCGGCTACGAGTTGCGCAAGGCAGCCATTGCCTATTACGCCGAGCTGGTCGATTCACTCACGGCTGATGGCGAACCAGATACGGGTTACGAGCGCGTGGGCGCGCTCTTCGTCGCACGCAGCGAAGCCGAAGCGGAGACACTTCCTGCCCTGGCAAGCGACATGATCCGCAGGCGCGAGGATGGGCTTGGCAATGTCGGTGAGGTGACGCTCCTCGATCCAGAGGCGGCGCGCGCGCTCTTCCCTCCCCTGGGCGGCATTCTTGGCGCGGTGCATGCGTCAGACGCCTCACGGGTCAATGGGCGCATTCTGCGCGATGCGATTCGCTCGGCATGTCAGCGCAATGGGTGCGAACTGATCGTGGGAGAGGCAGAACTGGTTTCCGCCAGCGATACGCTGGTGGAAGTGAAAGTCGGTTCCACGCTGGTGGAAGGGACCAGCCTGATCATCGCGGCCGGAGCCTGGTCATGCTATCTGGCCGAGAAGCTCGGGTTCGCGCTCCCGGTTTTTCCACAGCGCGGGCAAATCGTGCATCTGGACATGCCGGACGCCTATACCGGGGATTGGCCGATCATCCTCGGATATCACGACCAGTACATCCTCACCTTCCGGCCCAACCGGGTGGTCTGCGGAGCGACCCGTGAAAGCGACTCCGGTTATGAAGTGCGCTTGACGGCCGCGGGTGTGAAATCAGTATTGGACGAGGGACTGGCGGTCGCGCCCGGACTGGGAATCGCCACCATTGCCGAAATCAGGATCGGTCTTCGCCCGTTCAGTCCCGATCGGTTGCCCGTCCTCGGACCGGCTCCCGACCATCCGAACATCTTCCTCTGCACCGGTCATGGACCGTCGGGTCTTCAGCTTGGCCCGTACTCGGGGCGGCTGGTCGCCGGACTGGTGCTCGGCGAGCAGCCCGCCATCGACATCACCCCGTTTCTGGTCGACCGATTTCAGGTCCAGGCGACAGTCGTCAATGGCTGACCGCGACCGAAATCCCGGTTACTGAATCACCGGCGCCTGTTGCCCGTTGCCTCGCTTACCAGTTCTGATAGGAGCCGTCTCGACGCCGCCAGCGGGGAGCGTCCCAGAACTCGAACGCGCGCTCGGCGGCGACCTCGTGATCGAACGTGACGCCGAGACCGGGCGCGGTGGGTACAGGGAACCGCGGTCCGTCGATCTTCGGCATCTCCGGGAAAAGGTCTCGATCGTAGTCGTCCGCCAACCGGTGCTGATACTCGAGATACGAGAAATTCGAGGTCGCCAATCCGAAATGGATCGACGCAGCAGTGGTGATTGGGCCGAGCGGATTGTGCGGCATGACATCCATGTAGTGATGCTCGGCCATAGCGGCCACTTTGCGCGCGGCGGTTATTCCGCCGACATTGGAAACATCGACCCGCACGAAGTTCGTGATGCCATCCTCGATCCACGGAACGAACGCGAACGGACTTGCGAACTCCTCCCCGATCGCGAACGGAACCGACGTCATGGTCCGTAGCTGCTGGTAGGCACGCGGATTCTCAGAACGCAATGGCTCTTCCACGAAGTAGAGATGCAGATCCTCGATTCGCTGGCAAAACAACGCCGATTCGGCAACATTCAGTCGGTGATGGAAGTCGATCGCGAGATTGAGCCCGGTACCGGCCTCCTTGCGAATTTCGCGCAGCCAATGCGCGGCGAGATCGATGGCTTCCAGCGGCTCGAACACTTCCGTTTTGGACGCATCGTCCTTCAGTGTCGACTTCATCACCGGCACGAAGCGCTGGACGTTCCAACCTTCGGCGTGCATCTGTTTCGCCTTCTCCACGATCTCCGGGCCATCGAGCGCGCCGGGAGTGGCGAAGAGCGGCAGATAGTCACGGCAGGCGCCCCCAAGCAACTGGTAAACGGGAACGCCCAGCCGCTTGCCCTGAATGTCCCAAAGCGCGATATCGATCGCGCTCAGGGCAGCTGTGAGGATGTTGCCCCCTTCGAAATACGCCGTGCGATAGCAGGTTTGCCAGAGGTGCTCGATGCGGCCCGGGTCTTCGCCGATCAACCAGCGGGAAAGGTGCTCCACCATACCGGCCATGCCTTTTTCGCGGCCGGACATGCCACCCTCGCCAACACCGGAGATCCCCTCATCGGTGTCGATCTTGACGACGAACTGATTGCGAAATCCAACCTTGACCGGATACGACGTTACTGCCGTGATCTTCATCGAGCCCCTCTCGCCAGTGCCCTACCCTCGCTCGAGCGACCAGATCGTCCAGTCGCTGTAGAGCGTGTCCACGCCTTCCTGCGCATTTTCAGGGAAGGTGCCGCTCGCCAGCCAGAGGTCACCCGCATTCGGTTCCGATGGAATCACGAACGCATCGATGAACTCGCCATTGATCGAGAGATAGCCCGTGCCATCGAGCACCGCGAGGC
Protein-coding regions in this window:
- a CDS encoding VOC family protein: MMSFRYIVSDVDAAVTFYTTMLEFELEEQFGSAMAIVRRGDAVLWLAGPQSSAARPMPEGARPAPGGWNRIVIEVDDIATTVEALRATGARLRSDIVSGPGGRQVLVEDPSGNPIELFQPLR
- a CDS encoding methyltransferase domain-containing protein; its protein translation is MSIRQPAEWNASVYHQVSNPHVGWGRTVLSDLTLRGDETAIDAGCGSGRLTAELLELLPDGHVIAIDRSANMVAEARANLARFGNRVTIVQADVGRLSLADVGDAPVDLIFSTATFHWIRDHDALFRGLLSVLKPGGLLSAQCGGGPNLASLLQRVERQMRSSEFGQYFDGWNGPWEFADDVTTASRLRDSGFTNITTWLYESPTPMDDASAYGTFLTNVILGEHLTRIPEDLRERFVAQLVEGAAAEDPPYVFDYWRLNMRANRPLDS
- a CDS encoding FAD-dependent oxidoreductase, which produces MPTLEVDTIVIGGGLLGWSAAYPLVKAGQRVALIDRMDEGHATQAGAGIIAPGMNVRDSETGYELRKAAIAYYAELVDSLTADGEPDTGYERVGALFVARSEAEAETLPALASDMIRRREDGLGNVGEVTLLDPEAARALFPPLGGILGAVHASDASRVNGRILRDAIRSACQRNGCELIVGEAELVSASDTLVEVKVGSTLVEGTSLIIAAGAWSCYLAEKLGFALPVFPQRGQIVHLDMPDAYTGDWPIILGYHDQYILTFRPNRVVCGATRESDSGYEVRLTAAGVKSVLDEGLAVAPGLGIATIAEIRIGLRPFSPDRLPVLGPAPDHPNIFLCTGHGPSGLQLGPYSGRLVAGLVLGEQPAIDITPFLVDRFQVQATVVNG
- a CDS encoding mandelate racemase/muconate lactonizing enzyme family protein, which encodes MKITAVTSYPVKVGFRNQFVVKIDTDEGISGVGEGGMSGREKGMAGMVEHLSRWLIGEDPGRIEHLWQTCYRTAYFEGGNILTAALSAIDIALWDIQGKRLGVPVYQLLGGACRDYLPLFATPGALDGPEIVEKAKQMHAEGWNVQRFVPVMKSTLKDDASKTEVFEPLEAIDLAAHWLREIRKEAGTGLNLAIDFHHRLNVAESALFCQRIEDLHLYFVEEPLRSENPRAYQQLRTMTSVPFAIGEEFASPFAFVPWIEDGITNFVRVDVSNVGGITAARKVAAMAEHHYMDVMPHNPLGPITTAASIHFGLATSNFSYLEYQHRLADDYDRDLFPEMPKIDGPRFPVPTAPGLGVTFDHEVAAERAFEFWDAPRWRRRDGSYQNW